One Bacillus sp. F19 genomic region harbors:
- the tatA gene encoding twin-arginine translocase TatA/TatE family subunit gives MLQNIGIPGLILILVIALIIFGPSKLPEVGRAFGRTLTEFKSAAKGLVSDEEKEEAKKPELTAVEKKQEKSAVL, from the coding sequence ATGTTACAAAACATAGGGATTCCTGGTTTGATTTTAATACTTGTGATTGCTTTAATTATTTTCGGCCCCTCCAAGCTGCCGGAAGTCGGACGGGCTTTTGGACGCACGTTAACTGAATTCAAGAGTGCGGCCAAGGGGTTAGTATCCGATGAAGAGAAAGAGGAAGCGAAAAAGCCTGAATTAACAGCTGTTGAAAAGAAGCAGGAGAAATCAGCAGTTTTATAA
- a CDS encoding PTS system mannose/fructose/sorbose family transporter subunit IID: MVLPQIGGLAASVVHLSTTLKVPNGKETIELQKILDGFFPGFLSLLAVLFFWYLISRKKYSGKKVLLILVAITIVGVLLNVF, encoded by the coding sequence GTGGTACTACCCCAAATTGGGGGATTAGCAGCCTCAGTCGTCCATTTATCAACTACATTAAAGGTACCGAATGGCAAAGAAACTATTGAATTACAAAAGATCTTAGACGGTTTCTTCCCAGGGTTCCTATCCCTTCTTGCAGTCCTATTTTTCTGGTATTTAATTTCCAGGAAAAAGTATAGTGGGAAAAAAGTTCTGCTCATATTAGTAGCTATTACAATTGTGGGTGTTCTATTAAATGTGTTTTAA
- a CDS encoding IS6 family transposase: MILLSVRWYLRYNLSFRDSVEMMEERGLSMAHTTIMRWVHQYGPELDERVRRCLKPTNDSWRVDETYLEVKGQWIYLYRAVDSEGNTIDFYLSKARNKQAAKRFFKKALAFSHVSKPRVITVDKNPAYPSAIQELKEEKQMPEGIQLRQVKYLNNIVVQDHRFIKKRIRPMLGLKSLRTAKRIIAGIEAMHMIKKRQTLQREKSVQNQKEFIHKLFELAS; this comes from the coding sequence ATTATTTTATTATCCGTTCGATGGTACCTACGGTATAACCTCAGTTTTCGTGATTCAGTCGAAATGATGGAAGAACGTGGACTATCTATGGCTCATACAACCATTATGCGTTGGGTTCATCAATATGGACCTGAATTAGATGAACGAGTACGACGTTGTCTTAAACCAACCAATGATTCCTGGAGAGTCGATGAAACCTATCTGGAAGTCAAAGGTCAATGGATATATCTGTATCGTGCCGTTGATTCAGAAGGGAATACGATTGATTTTTATCTAAGTAAAGCAAGAAATAAACAAGCAGCCAAGCGCTTTTTTAAGAAAGCCTTGGCTTTTTCGCACGTTTCTAAGCCTCGTGTGATAACCGTAGACAAGAACCCAGCTTATCCCAGCGCTATCCAAGAGTTAAAAGAAGAAAAGCAGATGCCTGAAGGCATCCAACTAAGGCAAGTGAAATATCTCAACAATATCGTAGTTCAGGATCATCGCTTCATTAAAAAACGAATTCGCCCGATGCTTGGATTAAAGTCCTTGCGAACTGCTAAACGAATTATTGCGGGGATAGAGGCTATGCACATGATCAAAAAAAGACAGACTCTCCAAAGGGAGAAGTCTGTCCAAAATCAAAAAGAATTCATTCATAAATTGTTTGAATTAGCTTCATAA
- a CDS encoding PTS system mannose/fructose/sorbose family transporter subunit IID: MVLQKILDGFFPGFLSLLAVLFCWYLISKKKYSGTKVLLILVAITIVGVLLNVFKQF, encoded by the coding sequence ATTGTATTACAAAAGATCTTAGACGGTTTCTTCCCAGGGTTCCTATCCCTTCTTGCAGTCCTATTTTGCTGGTATTTAATTTCTAAGAAAAAGTATAGTGGGACAAAAGTTCTGCTCATATTAGTAGCTATTACAATTGTGGGTGTTCTATTAAATGTGTTTAAGCAATTTTAG
- a CDS encoding metallophosphoesterase, with product MSDTHSNTGKTAKAVTDAKNNNASAIVLVGDITNLGDSGEYDAIKNAIDSVKDHPPVHYTMGNHEYDWQSDFNVAVNRFIQKAGIPENKVYYHREIQGYDFLFLGYDKKPTNTAYMSDEQLAWFKSKLAENAEPDKPIFVFNHMPISKTVSKSYSDNYGEQTGQEQKFRDILEKYPQAILTTGHLHDDTKIQGNMYTNRFTALRDGAVLESQAMMFDVYKDKVHVKGRDVTTQKTIWEGTMSLHPNTTGMYEAEDSVFAYATSGDDINPSGGKYVNMNHGSAYIESLKVDGASGGNKILKIRYATDAANVAKGLYVNGAKVQTLSFPTTGSTSSYNDLVVPVELNQGPNNKIVIKSDGNAAGVNIDKFQIMDSKDPSTMWGYNGNGNDSIKNGFNATLHGSAAYDTTDKMEGSASLSLNGADGNYASADLVSTKTNNVTLTAWVKWNGATSGSQQILSNGDGRTNGYSIVLDHDQGDKVSIAVNGQTILGSQTALTPGQWTNITAARKSGTWKLYINGNSVPVTDNNTTPATPTTGTYIGADSRGQQSFNGRIDAVKVYNQELSTDQIMAIANETPNVKLQSIEITKLPTKLNYLQGDGINIDGLVVTGTYSDGTTKVENVTVDHITGFKSFRKGKVQLTVTLGGKTASFNVNILDVLSGSASVPGRIEGANYNSKQGAVLRSGRVNDGGPAWQVVWIEKGDWMEYHVDVAKSGFYQVNYKVATSWSQNGKFGPAEIEFQVDGVPQTRTTFLNSHWNYVIKSDTVALSEGSHKIRLKATAPFWVLRWFELIETQEKKLNSITAPAPVTVAIGTAKTAEALGLPAKVALVTDGGNVDASVNWDVNSASYDPTATTAQTFTVTGKVTLPIGVTNPNSVPLTTSISVSARAAELVAHWKFDEGSGTTVGDSSGNGNTGTLVNNPTWTDSGKDGALAFSGGSRAEFNSSATLNKTGDESVSLWFKTSQPATSTTSIFRNNNRFTALQLAGGQARAAHWPIASSSYKALYFPWTYNDNKWHHYVASYDHSTGMKIYVDGNLVTSNTTNLGLLPTVTNKIVLGATETGAEGYNGLLDDVRVYDLPLTQDEVRQLSDQQSPTTTDNAPSGSVN from the coding sequence ATGTCGGACACGCATAGCAATACGGGTAAAACGGCTAAAGCTGTAACGGATGCTAAAAATAATAATGCAAGTGCAATCGTTTTAGTCGGGGATATAACCAATCTCGGGGATAGCGGTGAATATGATGCCATAAAAAATGCTATCGATTCTGTAAAAGATCATCCGCCGGTGCATTATACAATGGGAAATCATGAATATGATTGGCAGTCGGATTTTAATGTAGCGGTGAACAGATTTATACAAAAGGCAGGAATACCAGAAAATAAGGTGTATTACCACCGGGAAATACAAGGCTATGACTTCCTATTTTTAGGGTATGATAAGAAACCGACCAATACCGCGTATATGTCCGACGAACAGTTAGCCTGGTTTAAAAGTAAGCTTGCTGAAAATGCTGAACCGGACAAGCCGATTTTTGTGTTCAACCATATGCCTATTTCCAAGACCGTATCCAAGTCATATTCGGATAATTATGGTGAACAAACGGGACAGGAACAGAAGTTCAGAGATATCCTTGAAAAATATCCACAGGCTATTTTAACAACAGGGCATCTTCACGACGATACTAAGATACAAGGCAACATGTACACCAATAGATTTACTGCATTAAGAGACGGTGCCGTTTTAGAGAGTCAAGCTATGATGTTTGATGTATATAAAGACAAGGTGCATGTAAAGGGAAGAGATGTAACTACACAAAAAACCATATGGGAAGGTACTATGAGTCTGCACCCGAATACAACCGGCATGTATGAAGCCGAGGATAGTGTGTTCGCATATGCAACATCTGGCGACGACATAAATCCGTCCGGCGGCAAGTATGTGAATATGAACCATGGAAGCGCATATATCGAGTCGCTCAAGGTTGACGGAGCTTCTGGCGGCAATAAAATATTGAAAATAAGGTATGCTACCGATGCTGCCAATGTTGCCAAGGGATTATATGTAAATGGAGCCAAAGTACAGACGCTCAGCTTTCCGACTACCGGGAGCACGAGCTCGTATAACGATTTGGTGGTACCTGTTGAGCTGAATCAGGGTCCAAATAACAAGATCGTCATAAAAAGCGATGGCAACGCAGCGGGCGTGAACATAGATAAATTCCAAATTATGGATAGTAAAGATCCCAGCACGATGTGGGGATATAACGGCAATGGCAACGACAGTATCAAGAATGGGTTTAATGCAACTTTGCATGGAAGTGCTGCCTATGATACGACGGATAAAATGGAAGGTTCCGCTTCACTCAGCCTGAACGGTGCTGACGGTAATTATGCAAGTGCAGATCTTGTATCCACAAAAACAAACAATGTAACGCTAACAGCTTGGGTGAAGTGGAATGGTGCAACCTCAGGATCTCAACAAATATTGTCCAACGGAGATGGCCGTACCAATGGATATTCAATCGTGCTGGATCATGACCAAGGCGATAAGGTTTCCATTGCGGTCAACGGGCAGACGATCCTTGGATCGCAGACTGCATTGACTCCAGGACAATGGACCAATATTACTGCGGCAAGAAAAAGCGGCACCTGGAAGCTTTATATCAATGGCAACAGCGTACCAGTAACCGATAACAATACAACTCCTGCCACACCTACAACGGGAACGTATATCGGTGCAGACAGTAGAGGCCAACAAAGCTTCAATGGACGTATTGATGCAGTAAAGGTTTACAATCAAGAATTGTCTACAGATCAGATCATGGCAATTGCCAACGAGACTCCTAACGTTAAGTTGCAAAGCATCGAAATAACTAAACTGCCAACAAAGTTGAATTACCTGCAGGGAGATGGGATTAATATAGATGGGCTGGTTGTGACAGGCACTTACAGCGATGGAACAACAAAAGTGGAGAACGTAACGGTTGATCATATTACCGGCTTTAAGTCTTTTCGTAAAGGAAAAGTGCAACTGACTGTGACTCTAGGTGGAAAGACAGCCAGCTTTAACGTAAATATTTTAGATGTATTGTCTGGTTCAGCATCGGTGCCAGGAAGGATAGAAGGTGCAAACTACAATTCGAAACAGGGTGCTGTACTTAGAAGTGGACGGGTTAATGATGGCGGACCCGCATGGCAAGTGGTTTGGATAGAAAAAGGCGACTGGATGGAATATCACGTAGATGTGGCAAAATCGGGATTCTATCAAGTAAATTACAAGGTGGCAACAAGCTGGAGTCAAAATGGAAAATTCGGTCCGGCAGAGATTGAATTCCAGGTAGATGGAGTACCTCAAACGAGAACCACATTCTTAAACTCGCATTGGAACTATGTCATTAAATCCGATACGGTCGCACTGAGTGAAGGCTCACATAAAATAAGGCTGAAAGCAACTGCACCTTTTTGGGTTTTGCGCTGGTTTGAATTGATAGAGACTCAAGAAAAAAAATTGAACAGCATCACTGCGCCTGCACCGGTAACAGTGGCCATCGGAACGGCGAAGACAGCGGAAGCTCTTGGATTGCCTGCTAAAGTAGCCCTTGTAACCGATGGGGGAAATGTGGATGCCAGTGTGAATTGGGATGTAAATAGTGCAAGCTACGATCCAACTGCCACGACGGCGCAGACCTTCACGGTAACAGGAAAAGTAACTCTGCCTATTGGAGTCACAAACCCGAACAGTGTTCCATTGACAACAAGCATTAGCGTATCTGCAAGGGCTGCCGAATTAGTAGCCCACTGGAAGTTCGATGAAGGCTCCGGTACAACCGTCGGCGATTCTTCAGGCAACGGCAACACCGGAACTCTGGTTAACAACCCGACTTGGACCGATTCGGGCAAAGACGGAGCGCTTGCTTTCAGCGGCGGCTCAAGGGCCGAGTTCAACTCTTCGGCAACTTTGAATAAAACAGGTGACGAGTCCGTGTCGTTGTGGTTCAAGACTTCTCAACCTGCAACCAGCACCACGAGCATTTTCCGTAACAATAATCGTTTCACGGCCCTTCAGTTGGCAGGCGGTCAAGCTCGCGCGGCCCATTGGCCCATTGCTTCATCCAGTTATAAAGCGCTGTATTTTCCATGGACTTACAACGATAACAAATGGCATCATTATGTGGCTTCCTACGATCATTCAACGGGGATGAAGATTTATGTCGACGGTAACTTAGTGACAAGCAATACAACGAATCTCGGACTGCTTCCGACTGTGACGAATAAAATCGTGCTGGGAGCCACCGAAACCGGCGCAGAAGGTTACAATGGACTGCTGGACGACGTTCGCGTATATGATCTCCCGTTGACTCAGGACGAAGTAAGGCAATTGAGTGATCAACAATCGCCAACGACAACGGACAATGCGCCAAGCGGCTCGGTCAATTAA
- a CDS encoding S8 family serine peptidase: MKKGKMKAWKVMTTAAMTSLLFSSLTVFAEGDVTPVDSPMAKEMAEQGGQLFFDKDKIETGQKDSLYKDVKKEGFAKAYKPNDTVRLIVEVEQPAEIKQTAKSKKSLYKQKQDKVIEQISNEKNSKSNAPIKVKHRFFKGFNGFSVETEFQNIKDIQSIPGVTNVHIARTFQENMAASKELVQAQKVWEQYGYKGEGLVVAVVDSGIDYTHKDMTLSDTAKAKEKWTQDKINQKFAETDVNEIWYSDKVPTGYDWADNDTDVIPGTNGSPHGTHVAGTIGASGDETKDGVEGIAPGVQLLAEKVFSDNGGGAYEDDIIAGIEHAVTMGADVINMSLGVDAGYVDEEFDPIQKAIRVATEQGTLVVAAAGNSAYSTKNNIILSSLKPYAENPDIGTVGAPGVSPYALSVASYENTKLHLNALADASGFSVPFKDQTQFPASYNFKVSKVLSPDVPYDLVYVGEGKNASDYPKGKTDYIAVVKLLNSYSTVSTIQWEAKRAGAKAIIMIPPANWSDYTTLPVTPTAAPTASTSKAAGEALLSKMGSLPSGQYLSMKYTGGTWVENPAKGTMSYFSSFGSPSTLDFKPEISAPGGNIYSTIPGNDYEVMSGTSMAAPHVAGGSALLLQALYEKGLSHSKNTALKAKIALMNTSKVVEDPRTNNKVPYSPRVQGSGLMQIQNAIKTPVIVTSKDTPLEQAGAVALKEIKGNNAHFKLNVEALKNADVKELEYTVYVDVLTDETETKEFDLDNDGTLDSKEYLTLTSKRVQGATSLVNGEAVTHTQGTNIKIKPGQEKDLDVTLLLPKNLKKNAFVEGYVRLVPTGKNSNAAVPLTVPYMGFYGKWDEPRNIDAPAWEKEAFVGYTALWDENSESYPLGYNPYTGRFSLNHIAFSKNYILDGIYPSFQALRNLDKAEMYIEDQSGNLIKNLGDFSEYTGTPWKFRKNIMSYGDTKYGGYKWDMKDSSGQYVPDGVYQYVIKTTLDNPNAKPQIVKMPITVDSVAPTVSDIEVTPKNGKYEIAFHAEDNASDFNSAVVYVNGQYHEVPPEQKSLTVNTEPKGMVILAIDYAGNISWTTWGDQSYNKQSMAIQTIGITPTAGLNQNKSASISAWAYNRVDWTIHVRNASGQIVDSSTVKNEHTLKAKWTPDKDLPSGTYTISVDVATKDGFKVTTTPKQVTVLQP; encoded by the coding sequence ATGAAAAAAGGAAAAATGAAGGCATGGAAAGTCATGACCACGGCAGCGATGACTTCCTTATTATTTTCATCACTTACCGTTTTTGCAGAAGGTGATGTAACGCCAGTTGATTCGCCAATGGCTAAAGAAATGGCGGAACAGGGAGGACAATTATTTTTTGATAAGGATAAGATCGAAACAGGTCAAAAAGATTCACTATATAAAGACGTCAAAAAGGAAGGTTTTGCTAAAGCATATAAACCGAATGATACGGTTCGCTTAATCGTAGAAGTTGAACAGCCAGCAGAAATTAAGCAAACAGCCAAAAGCAAAAAATCTTTATATAAACAAAAACAAGATAAAGTAATCGAACAAATCTCAAATGAAAAAAATTCGAAATCAAATGCTCCTATTAAAGTGAAGCATCGTTTTTTCAAAGGGTTTAACGGATTCAGTGTAGAAACAGAGTTCCAAAATATAAAAGATATCCAGTCTATTCCTGGGGTTACGAATGTCCATATCGCCAGAACTTTCCAGGAAAATATGGCAGCAAGTAAAGAATTAGTACAAGCTCAAAAAGTATGGGAGCAATATGGCTATAAAGGTGAAGGATTAGTAGTAGCGGTCGTAGATTCCGGGATTGATTATACGCACAAAGATATGACATTATCTGACACAGCCAAAGCGAAGGAAAAATGGACTCAAGATAAAATTAATCAAAAATTTGCTGAGACAGACGTAAACGAAATTTGGTATTCCGACAAAGTTCCAACAGGATATGATTGGGCAGACAATGATACGGATGTCATTCCGGGAACAAATGGCAGTCCGCATGGTACACACGTGGCTGGTACAATTGGAGCAAGTGGAGACGAAACGAAAGATGGAGTCGAGGGTATTGCACCAGGTGTTCAACTATTAGCTGAGAAGGTATTTTCAGATAATGGCGGCGGTGCCTATGAGGATGATATTATCGCTGGAATTGAGCATGCAGTCACAATGGGTGCAGATGTAATTAACATGAGTTTAGGTGTCGATGCAGGCTATGTAGATGAAGAATTTGATCCGATTCAAAAAGCCATTCGAGTTGCGACAGAACAAGGCACCCTTGTTGTAGCAGCAGCCGGAAATTCAGCCTACAGTACGAAGAATAATATCATTCTCTCTTCATTAAAACCATATGCAGAAAATCCTGATATTGGAACAGTTGGTGCACCGGGTGTAAGTCCATATGCTCTATCGGTTGCTTCCTATGAAAATACGAAACTTCATTTAAATGCATTAGCAGATGCAAGTGGTTTTTCGGTGCCGTTCAAAGATCAAACGCAATTTCCAGCATCGTATAATTTTAAAGTCTCTAAGGTTCTTTCGCCAGATGTACCTTATGACTTGGTATATGTTGGGGAAGGAAAGAATGCATCAGATTATCCTAAAGGCAAAACTGACTACATTGCTGTGGTTAAACTATTAAATTCATATAGTACGGTTTCAACCATTCAGTGGGAAGCTAAGAGAGCAGGAGCAAAGGCAATTATTATGATACCACCTGCAAATTGGTCAGATTATACTACTCTGCCAGTAACGCCAACTGCAGCACCAACGGCGTCAACAAGTAAAGCTGCAGGTGAAGCATTGTTAAGTAAAATGGGTAGTCTGCCAAGCGGTCAATATTTAAGTATGAAATATACAGGCGGTACTTGGGTAGAGAATCCAGCGAAGGGCACCATGTCCTATTTTTCATCCTTTGGTTCTCCAAGTACATTAGATTTTAAACCAGAGATTTCTGCTCCTGGAGGAAATATTTATTCAACTATACCAGGTAATGATTATGAAGTAATGAGCGGTACATCGATGGCAGCTCCTCATGTTGCAGGCGGTTCAGCATTGCTGCTGCAAGCCTTATATGAAAAAGGGTTATCTCATTCAAAGAATACAGCGTTAAAGGCAAAAATTGCATTGATGAATACATCAAAGGTAGTAGAAGATCCTCGTACGAATAATAAGGTACCGTATTCTCCTCGTGTCCAAGGATCCGGCTTAATGCAAATTCAAAATGCGATTAAAACGCCTGTTATTGTCACCAGCAAAGATACTCCGCTAGAGCAAGCAGGAGCAGTTGCGTTAAAAGAGATTAAGGGCAACAATGCGCATTTCAAGTTGAATGTGGAAGCTCTTAAAAACGCAGATGTAAAAGAATTGGAGTATACCGTGTATGTAGATGTTTTGACGGATGAAACAGAAACAAAAGAATTTGACTTAGACAATGATGGAACGTTGGATTCCAAAGAATATTTAACTTTAACAAGCAAGCGTGTACAAGGGGCTACCTCATTAGTGAACGGGGAAGCAGTCACTCATACACAAGGAACGAATATAAAAATTAAACCGGGGCAAGAAAAAGATCTGGATGTAACGCTTTTATTACCGAAGAACTTAAAGAAAAATGCGTTTGTTGAGGGCTATGTTCGCTTAGTCCCAACTGGCAAAAACAGTAATGCAGCAGTTCCTTTAACTGTTCCATATATGGGCTTCTATGGAAAATGGGATGAACCACGAAATATCGATGCACCTGCATGGGAGAAGGAAGCATTTGTAGGATATACTGCCCTTTGGGATGAGAATTCAGAAAGTTATCCTTTGGGATATAACCCATATACTGGAAGGTTCAGTCTTAACCATATTGCATTCTCGAAAAACTATATACTCGATGGCATCTATCCGTCATTCCAAGCCTTACGTAATTTAGACAAAGCTGAAATGTATATTGAAGATCAATCTGGAAATCTCATTAAAAATTTAGGCGATTTTAGTGAGTATACTGGTACTCCATGGAAATTTAGAAAAAATATCATGTCATATGGGGATACAAAGTATGGCGGATATAAATGGGATATGAAAGACTCATCTGGACAATATGTACCTGATGGTGTGTATCAATATGTTATCAAAACAACATTAGATAATCCAAACGCAAAACCACAGATTGTCAAAATGCCAATTACGGTAGATTCCGTCGCTCCGACCGTTTCAGATATTGAGGTAACACCAAAGAACGGAAAATATGAAATTGCCTTCCATGCGGAAGATAATGCAAGTGACTTTAATTCTGCTGTTGTTTATGTAAATGGTCAATATCATGAAGTGCCGCCTGAGCAAAAATCTCTAACTGTCAATACAGAGCCGAAAGGTATGGTCATTTTAGCTATTGATTATGCAGGAAATATATCTTGGACTACGTGGGGAGATCAAAGCTATAATAAGCAAAGTATGGCCATTCAAACCATTGGTATAACCCCGACTGCTGGTCTTAACCAAAATAAGTCAGCAAGTATTTCTGCGTGGGCTTATAACAGAGTAGACTGGACGATTCATGTTAGAAATGCAAGCGGGCAGATTGTAGATTCATCTACAGTGAAAAATGAACATACATTAAAAGCAAAATGGACACCTGATAAAGATCTTCCAAGCGGCACATATACGATTTCAGTAGATGTCGCTACAAAAGACGGCTTTAAAGTGACAACCACACCTAAACAAGTAACGGTTCTCCAGCCATAA
- a CDS encoding carbohydrate-binding protein yields the protein MKKIMKDQNVLNEEVKTVKNDPFNVEMDRRTFLQKTTIFVGAAAIGSTLVNSIPGLPASAASSAASSSSIMKPAGAENPIFSFMSISDIHVNTTNLAEALNDSVANNVSAIVSNGDMVNYQRDDEYDTVINAMNATKHAPVYYTIGNHEYDYDPDFNISKNRYLKKTGMPGLYYDKWIEGYHFIFLGSEEKWAFISDEQISWLESKLASNADPSKPIFLFLHHPLDATVSKSYPSDGYIGVDFLQQQKIKKVLAKYPQAILTTGHLHNDIRLENNLYSKEFSAVRDGFVTGAGCQGLIFDVYKNKVQIRGRHFNTLTTIWNGTILLKPNKKGAYEAEDGVFAYATMSDDVNASGSKVVNMNDGRAYLEMLRVDGGASGGNKILKIGYATDAANASMGVYVNGTKVQTLSVPTTGGMSSYNDLAVAIDLNPGPNNKIVIKSDGNAAGMNIDKLQIMKSTDPSTMWGFNGNGNDSIKNGLIATLHGSAAYDKTDKMEGSASLSLNGADGNYASAGLASTKRDDVTLTAWVKWNGATSGSQQILSNGDGRTNGYSIVLDHDQGDKVSIAINGQKILGSQTALTAGQWTNITAARRSGTWELYINGNSVPVTNKNTTPAKPRTGTYIGADSSGKHVFNGNIDAVRIYNHALSTDQIKAIANETSDAKLESITITNLPTKRIYTIGEKINISGMTVVGTYSDGSTQNVKVSADNITGFKSIAEEMGQTVTYTVGGKTASFTVDIYTVKPGVQSVPGLILASSYNAMSSVIPTDDGQMVVYLTKNTWLDYVVNVESTGTYRADFLVAAPGDGAIDFIVDGVYQKTISLPSTGGWTSWKTRSDTVELSKGAHTVRLKIKQAGFDFRSFELVKMND from the coding sequence ATGAAAAAAATTATGAAAGACCAAAACGTATTAAACGAAGAAGTAAAAACGGTAAAAAATGATCCTTTTAATGTGGAAATGGATCGCCGCACCTTTTTGCAGAAGACCACGATTTTTGTTGGAGCTGCTGCCATAGGATCGACTCTAGTAAACTCAATTCCTGGTTTACCAGCTAGTGCAGCATCTAGTGCAGCATCTAGTTCATCCATCATGAAACCAGCAGGGGCAGAAAACCCTATCTTCAGCTTTATGTCCATATCTGACATACATGTCAATACAACGAATCTTGCTGAGGCGTTGAATGACTCTGTTGCTAACAATGTCAGTGCTATAGTTTCAAATGGGGATATGGTCAATTATCAAAGAGATGATGAATATGACACTGTCATAAATGCGATGAATGCAACAAAACATGCTCCAGTATATTATACAATTGGAAACCACGAGTATGACTACGATCCTGATTTCAACATATCCAAGAATAGATATTTAAAAAAGACAGGAATGCCGGGATTGTATTATGATAAGTGGATCGAAGGTTATCATTTCATTTTTTTAGGATCAGAGGAAAAATGGGCATTTATTTCCGACGAGCAGATCAGTTGGTTAGAGAGCAAGCTAGCTTCCAATGCCGACCCAAGCAAGCCGATTTTTCTGTTCTTGCATCATCCATTAGACGCAACTGTATCTAAATCATATCCATCGGATGGTTATATCGGAGTTGATTTTTTACAGCAGCAGAAAATCAAGAAAGTTTTGGCGAAATATCCACAGGCTATTTTAACAACAGGGCATCTCCATAATGATATTAGATTGGAAAACAATTTATATAGCAAAGAATTCTCAGCAGTAAGAGATGGATTTGTTACTGGCGCTGGCTGTCAAGGTTTAATATTTGATGTGTATAAAAACAAGGTGCAAATTAGGGGCAGGCACTTCAATACGTTAACAACAATATGGAACGGTACGATACTACTGAAACCGAATAAAAAAGGTGCGTACGAAGCCGAAGATGGTGTATTCGCTTACGCAACCATGAGCGATGACGTCAATGCGTCTGGTAGTAAGGTTGTCAATATGAACGATGGACGAGCATATTTGGAAATGCTCAGGGTTGACGGAGGAGCATCTGGCGGCAATAAAATATTGAAAATAGGGTATGCTACCGATGCTGCTAATGCTTCGATGGGGGTATATGTAAATGGAACCAAGGTACAGACGCTTAGCGTTCCGACTACCGGAGGAATGAGTTCATATAACGATCTGGCGGTTGCTATTGATCTGAATCCGGGTCCAAATAACAAGATCGTCATAAAAAGCGATGGCAACGCAGCGGGCATGAACATAGATAAATTACAAATTATGAAAAGTACCGATCCCAGCACGATGTGGGGATTTAACGGCAATGGCAACGACAGTATCAAGAATGGGTTAATTGCAACCTTGCATGGAAGTGCTGCCTATGATAAGACGGATAAAATGGAAGGTTCAGCTTCGCTCAGCCTGAACGGTGCTGACGGCAATTATGCGAGCGCAGGCCTTGCATCAACCAAAAGAGACGATGTAACGCTAACAGCTTGGGTGAAGTGGAATGGTGCAACCTCAGGATCTCAACAAATATTGTCCAACGGAGATGGCCGTACCAATGGATATTCAATCGTGCTGGATCATGACCAAGGCGATAAGGTGTCCATTGCGATCAACGGTCAGAAGATCCTTGGATCGCAGACTGCGTTGACTGCAGGACAATGGACCAATATTACTGCGGCAAGAAGAAGCGGAACCTGGGAGCTTTATATCAATGGCAACAGCGTACCAGTAACCAACAAGAACACAACTCCTGCCAAACCTAGAACGGGAACGTATATCGGTGCAGACAGCAGCGGCAAACATGTCTTCAATGGAAATATCGATGCTGTTAGGATTTACAATCATGCATTGTCCACCGATCAGATAAAGGCGATTGCCAATGAGACTTCTGACGCTAAGTTGGAAAGCATCACAATTACAAATCTGCCAACAAAGCGGATTTATACTATAGGGGAAAAAATTAATATCAGTGGCATGACCGTTGTTGGTACCTATAGCGACGGTTCTACACAGAATGTGAAGGTAAGTGCTGACAACATAACCGGCTTTAAAAGTATTGCTGAGGAAATGGGTCAGACCGTAACGTATACGGTAGGTGGAAAAACTGCTTCATTTACAGTAGATATATATACGGTAAAGCCTGGTGTACAATCAGTACCAGGATTGATACTAGCTTCAAGCTATAATGCAATGTCTAGTGTAATCCCTACCGATGACGGACAGATGGTAGTTTATCTAACCAAAAACACCTGGTTGGACTATGTTGTGAATGTAGAGAGTACAGGAACTTATCGTGCAGATTTCCTGGTAGCAGCACCTGGTGATGGAGCAATAGATTTTATTGTCGATGGTGTTTACCAGAAAACAATATCTTTGCCGAGTACCGGTGGCTGGACTTCCTGGAAGACTAGATCAGATACTGTAGAACTAAGCAAAGGCGCGCATACTGTAAGGTTAAAAATAAAGCAAGCGGGATTTGACTTCCGTTCGTTTGAATTGGTAAAGATGAATGATTGA